One window of Theileria equi strain WA chromosome 2 map unlocalized gcontig_1105316255051, whole genome shotgun sequence genomic DNA carries:
- a CDS encoding protein kinase C interacting protein 1, putative (encoded by transcript BEWA_045110A) produces MSSVSPEIKETNITIFHKIVSGEIPCKKVYEDDLVLAFHDINPQAPTHILVIPKKFDGLSRLSEATERHQSILGHMLVKVSHIVKENDLGDFRLVVNNGPNADQTVFYLHMHILAGRNFSWPPG; encoded by the exons ATGAGTTCTGTTTCTCCTGAAATAAAGGAGACCAACATAACCATTTTTC ACAAGATCGTGAGTGGTGAGATTCCATGCAAGAAGGTCTACGAAGACGACTTG GTTCTCGCATTTCACGACATAAATCCTCAAGCTCCTACTCACATTTTGGTTATCCCAAAGAAATTCGACGGCTTGTCAAGGCTAAGTGAAGCAACAGAGAGACACCAGAGTATCCTGGGTCACATGTTGGTCAAG GTTTCGCATATAGTAAAGGAGAATGACCTTGGAGATTTCAGACTGGTAGTAAACAACGGACCGAATGCAGATCAAACTGTATTTTATCTTCATATGCACATTTTGGCTGGAAGGAATTTCTCATGGCCACCCGGTTAA
- a CDS encoding signal peptide containing protein (encoded by transcript BEWA_045100A): MLKSLISTSVVTVLALVFGIAVIVPLMTDRKGSKSKHTHHVPKEDHSRIPALDFGSILDYTSGDFKVKVSSSSFTHEFIKYSHQPEQGGLFLVDKFKYHELELSGITFSEPLLDVHVYFRNYPFAPLLVELTVPGDDKPGRIFLRSNGDGSFYKKTVGDVLFELDMVVETLYSMIVVYIDKDSWYKYYDVIVDVTKTEDNPAPGYDSYLHDRKFFQPMGVTDFYDGRKRLSGLPTGGDIQNVMVYVSREGRVPLMIRTARAPFYPKTEYISYSYYFSNGDGSWTQYTSNLTKRQLKIKLDEVKGRLVPPQPKKGGNSTNP; the protein is encoded by the coding sequence ATGCTCAAAAGTTTGATTTCTACATCAGTTGTCACAGTTCTCGCACTAGTCTTTGGGATAGCTGTTATCGTGCCGCTAATGACCGACCGCAAGGGCTCCAAGTCCAAACACACCCACCACGTTCCCAAAGAGGACCATTCCAGAATCCCGGCACTCGACTTTGGTAGCATTCTCGACTACACCTCTGGAGACTTCAAGGTTAAGGTATCGAGTTCCAGTTTCACGCATGAATTCATCAAATACTCTCACCAGCCGGAACAGGGCGGACTCTTTCTGGTGGACAAATTCAAGTACCACGAGCTCGAACTCTCTGGAATAACATTCTCTGAGCCTCTACTCGACGTTCATGTCTACTTCAGGAATTATCCCTTCGCTCCTCTGTTGGTGGAACTCACTGTACCTGGAGATGACAAGCCCGGTAGAATCTTCTTAAGGAGCAACGGCGACGGCTCCTTCTACAAGAAGACGGTCGGAGATGTGCTCTTTGAGCTAGACATGGTGGTAGAAACCCTATACAGCATGATCGTTGTCTACATCGACAAGGACTCCTGGTACAAGTACTATGACGTTATAGTCGACGTTACCAAGACGGAAGACAACCCTGCACCAGGCTACGACTCGTATCTGCATGACAGAAAGTTCTTCCAGCCAATGGGAGTCACTGACTTTTATGACGGACGCAAGAGACTATCCGGTCTCCCAACTGGAGGGGACATCCAAAATGTCATGGTCTACGTCTCAAGAGAAGGTCGTGTGCCTCTCATGATCAGAACAGCTCGTGCTCCCTTCTACCCCAAAACAGAGTACATTTCCTACAGCTACTACTTTAGCAACGGAGATGGAAGCTGGACACAGTACACTTCAAACCTAACAAAGAGACAGTTGAAGATCAAACTCGATGAAGTCAAGGGAAGATTAGTCCCACCTCAACCCAAAAAAGGAGGTAATTCCACCAACCCATAA